A window of Gemmatimonadota bacterium genomic DNA:
AACCGTAGAGGCCGCAGAAGCCGGAGCCGCTGTTCATCCCCGTGTTGGTCGCCGTGGGAACCGCGTGCGCGGCGAGCCGGATCCCGCCGAGGGCGTTCCGATATTCGTCCCGCGCGAACGGGTCGTCCGACCCCGCGGGGGCCGCCTCGAGAAGGGGGGCCGTCGGAGGCGGAGACCCCTCTTCGACCCACCGGACCATGTGGTCGTACGCCGCATTCATGGTGTGCCGGAAGGGGACGCGCGATGCGGCCGGCCGATCGCAGGTCGGAGCCCGCACCACGGCGGTCGCTATGCTTCTCCCCGCCGAGACCGCGCTGACCCGTGCACCCTCCCAAATGAAGAAGATGTCCACGTGGGAGCTCCCCGCGACCTCCCACTGGCGGAACGAATCGGAATCGGGCTGACGGCTCCCCATCCGGCGAGCCATGTCCGTCTCTGCCATGATCTTGAAGATCTTCACCTCCTGATCGTCTCGAATCTGGCCACCCCCGCCGTGGACCATGATCGCGTCGAAGACGGGGTGCAGGGGATGGACGTTGTTCAGGTACGTGGCGAGGCGCCCCGCAGACTGCGAATGACCGGTCGCGAAGACCCGTTCGATCTCGAAGCCGGGAAACAGGTCGGCCCCCTTCGGCTCGCGAACGGCTTCGGCCACGGCTGCGAAAACGTCATACGAAAGCGCGTCGCCTTCGATCGTGCCGCCAACCGTCACGTCGAGCGATCCGTACCGGGTCGGACTCCACTCCCGGAGGTGGTCCACTCCCACACGCTGTGCGGACACGCCTACGAAGGCGTACCCGTTGCGCATGAGGTGCTCACCGGACTGCCGCCAGTCGATGTCGAGGTCGTTTCCCGCCGTGACGTTGTTCCACTCCACGACGACCGTGCCGTTGAATCGGTTCGAGTCGGCCGGTCGCCGCACCACGACCCGCGTCCGGAAAGGATGAGGTCCATCGATCACGGATCCGGATTCCAGACCGCCCGTCGTGTACCGATTCGCCGTCCCTTCGATGAAATATTCGAGCTCGACGTAGCCGTGCCCGGCCAGATCCATTCCGGACATGGTGAAGATGAAGTCGTTCGCATCGTTACCCGGCGCACCCGCGGTGATCGGACTGGAGACGTGCACGGAGGCGGGACCGGGATCCTGCGCGGACGCGGCGGAGACCAGAAGGGCCGTCGAGAGCACGGCCGCGACCGACGCGGCGATCGAGGTGTGGGCCATCGGGAAGAAGCTCGAGCGGAAGTTCGGGCGCGACACGGATCCACCTCCTCGGACGATGGAGTACCACGAAGGACGTGAAGTTGGCCCGGGTGGATTCGAACCACCACCGCCGGTTCCAAAGACCAGTGTGCT
This region includes:
- a CDS encoding alpha/beta hydrolase domain-containing protein, with product MSRPNFRSSFFPMAHTSIAASVAAVLSTALLVSAASAQDPGPASVHVSSPITAGAPGNDANDFIFTMSGMDLAGHGYVELEYFIEGTANRYTTGGLESGSVIDGPHPFRTRVVVRRPADSNRFNGTVVVEWNNVTAGNDLDIDWRQSGEHLMRNGYAFVGVSAQRVGVDHLREWSPTRYGSLDVTVGGTIEGDALSYDVFAAVAEAVREPKGADLFPGFEIERVFATGHSQSAGRLATYLNNVHPLHPVFDAIMVHGGGGQIRDDQEVKIFKIMAETDMARRMGSRQPDSDSFRQWEVAGSSHVDIFFIWEGARVSAVSAGRSIATAVVRAPTCDRPAASRVPFRHTMNAAYDHMVRWVEEGSPPPTAPLLEAAPAGSDDPFARDEYRNALGGIRLAAHAVPTATNTGMNSGSGFCGLYGSFEPFDAATVAALYPSHADYMAAVSEAVAANFEAGYITAYDAAATIWEAELSDIGGR